A portion of the Papio anubis isolate 15944 unplaced genomic scaffold, Panubis1.0 scaffold1510, whole genome shotgun sequence genome contains these proteins:
- the LOC110742338 gene encoding E3 ubiquitin-protein ligase HERC2 isoform X2 translates to MSLHSFLILLHAAISHQVDPEFCGLGLGSVLLNSLKQTVVTLASSAGVLSTVQSAAQAMLQSGLSVLLPSAEERARALSAPLPCAVSGNDVNISRGCQFMSDLLVGSLVAAGGLESALHAAITAEIQGKHLEWNLLGPGVSSCSWFPKVALPFTLEPVCVRILASCPHRAAGCCVCGADHMGVCESQEQG, encoded by the exons TTGCATGCTGCCATTAGTCACCAGGTTGACCCAGAATTCTGTGGTTTAGGTCTGGGCAGCGTCCTCCTGAACAGCCTGAAGCAGACGGTGGTGACCCTGGCCAGCAGCGCGGGCGTGCTGAGCACCGTGCAGTCGGCCGCCCAGGCCATGCTGCAGAGCGGCTTGTCCGTGCTGCTGCCCAGCGCCGAGGAGCGGGCCCGGGCACTCTCTGCTCCCCTGCCCTGCGCAG TTTCAGGCAATGACGTGAACATAAGTCGAGGTTGTCAATTCATGAGTGATCTTCTGGTGGGCAGCTTGGTGGCTGCTGGAGGGTTGGAGTCAGCCTTACACGCAGCCATTACTGCAGAGATCCAG GGTAAACACCTGGAGTGGAATTTGTTAGGTCCTGGGGTAAGTAGCTGTTCATGGTTTCCCAAAGTGGCTTTGCCGTTTACACTTGAACCAGTGTGTGTGAGAATTCTAGCTTCTTGTCCTCACAGAGCAGCTGGATGCTGCGTGTGTGGGGCGGATCACATGGGTGTTTGTGAGAGCCAGGAGCAGGGTTAA